A DNA window from Anastrepha ludens isolate Willacy chromosome 6, idAnaLude1.1, whole genome shotgun sequence contains the following coding sequences:
- the LOC128868444 gene encoding muskelin isoform X3 codes for MQVLRNILVDCPSDQSSRWSAHTNNPPQYLTLKLKRPAIVKKIKFGKFEKSHVCNIKKFRIFGGLDEERMVLLLEAGLKNDHVPEIFNLRWKTEDGSEELPVSYIKIVPLLSWGPTFNFSIWYIELHGQDDPMYTSASLKKYNMLREKEIVKLCLKHFRQQGYDAAFKALQEQTQVQLEHTLISKLHKYLVETGDFHKAEQFISKCVNQGLMDSYLKRQDYKHTWRIQHTQSSTQPGTRGGHQLVVDTKKHLVYLYGGWDGFRDLSDLWVYDITNNSWTLLFENTELFNGPTPRSCHKMVFDSVSENIFMLGRYLDNSIRTTDYIKSDFFLYDTRARTWLQICDDTSQVGGPHLLYDHQMCIDSDKRTIYVFGGKILTPRSVSNSTTTEAEYSGLFSYHIATNTWTQILVDCHHPSAAQADVLSIKSRITHCMVFHTKNRKLYIYGGQRGKEDIEDFIAYDVDTQAISVLNNTCGGAAGSRACKHHSSSDAANEPSPGYTLRATIDCDRDEIYIFSSLSKLKDRRDIQHIGASNSFWVYSLMTCKWSRIYTCRHNVETGNVAMKNDLLEPCPRYAHQLVYDDAAKLHYLFGGNPGKSSLPQMRLDDFWTLDLEKPKRSEILMHCRYLVRKLHYEEMARAEPLKAMQYLRNHVAEVIDHSNVEQLNNFHKLASLLFRTDDSCSSVAGRSPLTTPPLGKTLKMDSNIQVDKTAIDTNTESTESVQKKPEEGILNKSDSHNDAINNTADLSIESCDSTATSSSVSASSDSAVSTSCSLSQSRRNSSKRAYDDHLLELRRRRTFLFNKIVQLMPANMVQPVKNLSDFVVM; via the exons ATGCAGGTGCTGAG AAATATACTCGTAGATTGTCCCAGTGACCAATCGTCACGTTGGTCAGCACACACTAACAATCCGCCGCAATATCTCACTTTGAAACTAAAACGTCCTGCCATTGTGAAAAAGATCAAATTCGGGAAGTTTGAAAAATCACACGtgtgcaatataaaaaaatttagaattttcggAGGTCTCGATGAGGAGCGCATGGTTTTGCTTCTAGAAGC ggGTCTCAAAAATGATCACGTAcccgaaatttttaatttgcgctGGAAGACCGAAGACGGTTCGGAAGAACTACCTGTGTCGTATATAAAAATTGTACCATTACTTTCCTGGGGTCCCACATTCAACTTTAGCATTTGGTATATAGAATTGCATGGTCAGGACGATCCAATGTATACCAGTGCGAGCTTAAAGAAATACAATATG TTGCGTGAAAAAGAAATCGTTAAATTGTGCCTGAAACACTTCCGCCAGCAGGGCTATGATGCGGCATTTAAAGCTTTGCAGGAACAAACACAGGTACAGTTGGAGCATACGCTGATAAGCAAACTACATAAGTACCTTGTCGAAACTGGAGATTTCCATAAAGCTGAACAATTTATAAGTAAGTGTGTAAATCAGGGGCTTATGGATTCGTATCTAAAGCGCCAGGATTACAAGCATACTTGGCGTATTCAACACACGCAAAGCAGTACGCAGCCag GCACCCGCGGAGGTCATCAATTAGTTGTAGATACTAAAAAACATTTAGTTTATCTGTATGGCGGTTGGGACGGCTTCCGCGACCTTAGTGATTTGTGGGTGTACGACATAACAAATAACAGTTGGACACTTCTTTTCGAGAATACTGAGCTTTTTAATGGACCTACCCCGCGTTCATGTCACAAAATGGTCTTCGACTCagttagtgaaaatatttttatgctggGTCGCTATTTGGATAACTCCATACGCACCACTGATTACATAAAG AGCGACTTCTTCCTTTATGACACACGGGCGCGAACTTGGCTCCAAATATGCGACGATACAAGCCAAGTAGGTGGACCACACCTGCTCTACGACCATCAAATGTGTATTGACAGCGATAAACGAACAATTTATGTTTTTGGTGGAAAAATACTCACACCTCGTAGTGTTTCGAATAGTACAACAACCGAAGCGGAGTACTCGGGTCTATTCTCTTATCACATTGCCACCAACACTTGGACACAGATACTTGTCGACTGTCACCATCCAAGTGCAGCACAAGCAGATGTGCTCTCGATAAAGTCACGCATTACTCATTGTATGGTGTTTCATACG AAAAATCGCAAACTATATATTTATGGAGGTCAGAGGGGCAAAGAAGATATCGAGGACTTTATCGCCTATGATGTAGATACGCAGGCCATATCTGTGCTGAATAATACTTGTGGTGGTGCCGCTGGCAGCCGCGCCTGTAAGCACCACAGTAGTAGCGATGCAGCAAACGAACCATCACCAGGCTACACGTTGCGCGCTACAATCGATTGCGATCGCGACGAAATTTATATCTTCTCAAGTTTGAGTAAACTGAAAGATCGCCGGGATATTCAACATATTGGTGCTTCGAACTCATTTTGGGTATATTCGCTGATGACCTGTAAGTGGTCCCGCATTTATACATGCCGTCACAATGTTGAAACTGGAAATGTAGCCATGAAGAACGACTTGCTTGAGCCATGTCCTCGCTACGCTCATCAACTGGTATACGACGATGCAGCAAAA TTGCATTATCTTTTTGGCGGGAATCCTGGCAAGTCGTCACTACCGCAAATGCGCTTGGACGATTTTTGGACACTTGACttggaaaa ACCTAAAAGGAGTGAAATACTAATGCATTGCCGGTACCTTGTGCGTAAGCTGCACTACGAAGAAATGGCACGTGCCGAACCGTTGAAGGCAATGCAGTATTTGCGCAATCACGTCGCCGAAGTCATTGATCATTCAAACGTCGAGCAACtaaataat TTCCACAAGTTAGCATCCCTGCTATTTCGCACAGATGATAGTTGCAGCAGTGTAGCCGGGCGGTCCCCATTAACAACACCGCCACTAGGTAAAACACTGAAAATGGACAGCAACATACAGGTCGACAAGACAGCCATCGACACAAATACAGAATCGACTGAAAGCGTTCAAAAGAAACCAGAAGAAG gtATTTTAAACAAATCTGATTCACACAACGATGCCATCAATAACACAGCAGATCTGTCAATAGAATCTTGTGATAGCACAGCAACATCTTCTTCCGTTTCAGCATCTTCCGATTCGGCAGTCTCAACCAGTTGCTCGCTGTCGCAAAGTCGCCGGAATAGCAGTAAACGCGCATACGATGATCATCTGCTCGAATTGCGTAGACGGCGTACTTTTCTCTTCAATAAGATAGTCCAGCTAATGCCAGCCAATATGGTGCAGCCGGTAAAAAATCTTAGCGATTTTGTTGTAATGTAA
- the LOC128868447 gene encoding calcineurin subunit B type 1 isoform X1: protein MIVHKYPYTKKCKQHIKKFIGNETSLPMEMCSNFDADEIRRLGKRFRKLDLDNSGALSVDEFMSLPELQQNPLVQRVIDIFDADGNGEVDFKEFIQGVSQFSVKGDKLSKLRFAFRIYDMDNDGYISNGELFQVLKMMVGNNLKDTQLQQIVDKTICFADKDEDGKISFDEFCSVVGNTDIHKKMVVDV from the exons ATGATTGTACATAAGTATCCGTACACAAAGAAATGCAAGCAACATATTAagaaattcatt ggtAATGAAACTTCTTTGCCCATGGAGATGTGCTCCAACT TTGATGCCGATGAGATACGACGGCTAGGCAAACGTTTTCGCAAACTCGATTTGGATAATTCGGGTGCATTGAGTGTTGATGAATTTATGTCATTGCCAGAATTGCAACAGAATCCATTGGTGCAACGTGTCATCGACATCTTTGATGCGGATGGTAATGGAGAAGTCGATTTCAAAGAGTTCATTCAGGGTGTCTCACAGTTTAGTGTGAAAGGTGACAAACTGTCAAAGTTACGCTTCGCCTTCCGCATTTACGATATGGATAACGATGGTTACATATCGAATGGTGAACTGTTTCag GTGTTGAAAATGATGGTGGGCAATAACCTGAAAGATACACAATTGCAACAGATTGTTGATAAGACGATTTGCTTCGCCGATAAAGACGAAGATGGGAAAATCTCGTTTGATGAGTTTTGCTCGGTTGTTGGTAATACagatattcacaaaaaaatggTTGTTGATGTTTAA
- the LOC128868444 gene encoding muskelin isoform X2 encodes MEAISTGVGGGVADSNKTLESKVTSGAATALADIEKLGFEIHSYSSFSTNYLPENILVDCPSDQSSRWSAHTNNPPQYLTLKLKRPAIVKKIKFGKFEKSHVCNIKKFRIFGGLDEERMVLLLEAGLKNDHVPEIFNLRWKTEDGSEELPVSYIKIVPLLSWGPTFNFSIWYIELHGQDDPMYTSASLKKYNMLREKEIVKLCLKHFRQQGYDAAFKALQEQTQVQLEHTLISKLHKYLVETGDFHKAEQFISKCVNQGLMDSYLKRQDYKHTWRIQHTQSSTQPGTRGGHQLVVDTKKHLVYLYGGWDGFRDLSDLWVYDITNNSWTLLFENTELFNGPTPRSCHKMVFDSVSENIFMLGRYLDNSIRTTDYIKSDFFLYDTRARTWLQICDDTSQVGGPHLLYDHQMCIDSDKRTIYVFGGKILTPRSVSNSTTTEAEYSGLFSYHIATNTWTQILVDCHHPSAAQADVLSIKSRITHCMVFHTKNRKLYIYGGQRGKEDIEDFIAYDVDTQAISVLNNTCGGAAGSRACKHHSSSDAANEPSPGYTLRATIDCDRDEIYIFSSLSKLKDRRDIQHIGASNSFWVYSLMTCKWSRIYTCRHNVETGNVAMKNDLLEPCPRYAHQLVYDDAAKLHYLFGGNPGKSSLPQMRLDDFWTLDLEKPKRSEILMHCRYLVRKLHYEEMARAEPLKAMQYLRNHVAEVIDHSNVEQLNNFHKLASLLFRTDDSCSSVAGRSPLTTPPLGKTLKMDSNIQVDKTAIDTNTESTESVQKKPEEASSDSAVSTSCSLSQSRRNSSKRAYDDHLLELRRRRTFLFNKIVQLMPANMVQPVKNLSDFVVM; translated from the exons ATGGAGGCTATATCAACGGGCGTCGGTGGTGGTGTTGCTGATTCTAATAAAACACTGGAGAGCAAAGTTACATCTGGGGCGGCAACAGCGCTTGCCGATATCGAAAAGCTTGGTTTTGAAATACATAGTTATTCCAGTTTTTCCACGAACTATTTGCCTGA AAATATACTCGTAGATTGTCCCAGTGACCAATCGTCACGTTGGTCAGCACACACTAACAATCCGCCGCAATATCTCACTTTGAAACTAAAACGTCCTGCCATTGTGAAAAAGATCAAATTCGGGAAGTTTGAAAAATCACACGtgtgcaatataaaaaaatttagaattttcggAGGTCTCGATGAGGAGCGCATGGTTTTGCTTCTAGAAGC ggGTCTCAAAAATGATCACGTAcccgaaatttttaatttgcgctGGAAGACCGAAGACGGTTCGGAAGAACTACCTGTGTCGTATATAAAAATTGTACCATTACTTTCCTGGGGTCCCACATTCAACTTTAGCATTTGGTATATAGAATTGCATGGTCAGGACGATCCAATGTATACCAGTGCGAGCTTAAAGAAATACAATATG TTGCGTGAAAAAGAAATCGTTAAATTGTGCCTGAAACACTTCCGCCAGCAGGGCTATGATGCGGCATTTAAAGCTTTGCAGGAACAAACACAGGTACAGTTGGAGCATACGCTGATAAGCAAACTACATAAGTACCTTGTCGAAACTGGAGATTTCCATAAAGCTGAACAATTTATAAGTAAGTGTGTAAATCAGGGGCTTATGGATTCGTATCTAAAGCGCCAGGATTACAAGCATACTTGGCGTATTCAACACACGCAAAGCAGTACGCAGCCag GCACCCGCGGAGGTCATCAATTAGTTGTAGATACTAAAAAACATTTAGTTTATCTGTATGGCGGTTGGGACGGCTTCCGCGACCTTAGTGATTTGTGGGTGTACGACATAACAAATAACAGTTGGACACTTCTTTTCGAGAATACTGAGCTTTTTAATGGACCTACCCCGCGTTCATGTCACAAAATGGTCTTCGACTCagttagtgaaaatatttttatgctggGTCGCTATTTGGATAACTCCATACGCACCACTGATTACATAAAG AGCGACTTCTTCCTTTATGACACACGGGCGCGAACTTGGCTCCAAATATGCGACGATACAAGCCAAGTAGGTGGACCACACCTGCTCTACGACCATCAAATGTGTATTGACAGCGATAAACGAACAATTTATGTTTTTGGTGGAAAAATACTCACACCTCGTAGTGTTTCGAATAGTACAACAACCGAAGCGGAGTACTCGGGTCTATTCTCTTATCACATTGCCACCAACACTTGGACACAGATACTTGTCGACTGTCACCATCCAAGTGCAGCACAAGCAGATGTGCTCTCGATAAAGTCACGCATTACTCATTGTATGGTGTTTCATACG AAAAATCGCAAACTATATATTTATGGAGGTCAGAGGGGCAAAGAAGATATCGAGGACTTTATCGCCTATGATGTAGATACGCAGGCCATATCTGTGCTGAATAATACTTGTGGTGGTGCCGCTGGCAGCCGCGCCTGTAAGCACCACAGTAGTAGCGATGCAGCAAACGAACCATCACCAGGCTACACGTTGCGCGCTACAATCGATTGCGATCGCGACGAAATTTATATCTTCTCAAGTTTGAGTAAACTGAAAGATCGCCGGGATATTCAACATATTGGTGCTTCGAACTCATTTTGGGTATATTCGCTGATGACCTGTAAGTGGTCCCGCATTTATACATGCCGTCACAATGTTGAAACTGGAAATGTAGCCATGAAGAACGACTTGCTTGAGCCATGTCCTCGCTACGCTCATCAACTGGTATACGACGATGCAGCAAAA TTGCATTATCTTTTTGGCGGGAATCCTGGCAAGTCGTCACTACCGCAAATGCGCTTGGACGATTTTTGGACACTTGACttggaaaa ACCTAAAAGGAGTGAAATACTAATGCATTGCCGGTACCTTGTGCGTAAGCTGCACTACGAAGAAATGGCACGTGCCGAACCGTTGAAGGCAATGCAGTATTTGCGCAATCACGTCGCCGAAGTCATTGATCATTCAAACGTCGAGCAACtaaataat TTCCACAAGTTAGCATCCCTGCTATTTCGCACAGATGATAGTTGCAGCAGTGTAGCCGGGCGGTCCCCATTAACAACACCGCCACTAGGTAAAACACTGAAAATGGACAGCAACATACAGGTCGACAAGACAGCCATCGACACAAATACAGAATCGACTGAAAGCGTTCAAAAGAAACCAGAAGAAG CATCTTCCGATTCGGCAGTCTCAACCAGTTGCTCGCTGTCGCAAAGTCGCCGGAATAGCAGTAAACGCGCATACGATGATCATCTGCTCGAATTGCGTAGACGGCGTACTTTTCTCTTCAATAAGATAGTCCAGCTAATGCCAGCCAATATGGTGCAGCCGGTAAAAAATCTTAGCGATTTTGTTGTAATGTAA
- the LOC128868447 gene encoding calcineurin subunit B type 1 isoform X3, whose translation MEMCSNFDADEIRRLGKRFRKLDLDNSGALSVDEFMSLPELQQNPLVQRVIDIFDADGNGEVDFKEFIQGVSQFSVKGDKLSKLRFAFRIYDMDNDGYISNGELFQVLKMMVGNNLKDTQLQQIVDKTICFADKDEDGKISFDEFCSVVGNTDIHKKMVVDV comes from the exons ATGGAGATGTGCTCCAACT TTGATGCCGATGAGATACGACGGCTAGGCAAACGTTTTCGCAAACTCGATTTGGATAATTCGGGTGCATTGAGTGTTGATGAATTTATGTCATTGCCAGAATTGCAACAGAATCCATTGGTGCAACGTGTCATCGACATCTTTGATGCGGATGGTAATGGAGAAGTCGATTTCAAAGAGTTCATTCAGGGTGTCTCACAGTTTAGTGTGAAAGGTGACAAACTGTCAAAGTTACGCTTCGCCTTCCGCATTTACGATATGGATAACGATGGTTACATATCGAATGGTGAACTGTTTCag GTGTTGAAAATGATGGTGGGCAATAACCTGAAAGATACACAATTGCAACAGATTGTTGATAAGACGATTTGCTTCGCCGATAAAGACGAAGATGGGAAAATCTCGTTTGATGAGTTTTGCTCGGTTGTTGGTAATACagatattcacaaaaaaatggTTGTTGATGTTTAA
- the LOC128868447 gene encoding calcineurin subunit B type 1 isoform X2 encodes MGNETSLPMEMCSNFDADEIRRLGKRFRKLDLDNSGALSVDEFMSLPELQQNPLVQRVIDIFDADGNGEVDFKEFIQGVSQFSVKGDKLSKLRFAFRIYDMDNDGYISNGELFQVLKMMVGNNLKDTQLQQIVDKTICFADKDEDGKISFDEFCSVVGNTDIHKKMVVDV; translated from the exons atg ggtAATGAAACTTCTTTGCCCATGGAGATGTGCTCCAACT TTGATGCCGATGAGATACGACGGCTAGGCAAACGTTTTCGCAAACTCGATTTGGATAATTCGGGTGCATTGAGTGTTGATGAATTTATGTCATTGCCAGAATTGCAACAGAATCCATTGGTGCAACGTGTCATCGACATCTTTGATGCGGATGGTAATGGAGAAGTCGATTTCAAAGAGTTCATTCAGGGTGTCTCACAGTTTAGTGTGAAAGGTGACAAACTGTCAAAGTTACGCTTCGCCTTCCGCATTTACGATATGGATAACGATGGTTACATATCGAATGGTGAACTGTTTCag GTGTTGAAAATGATGGTGGGCAATAACCTGAAAGATACACAATTGCAACAGATTGTTGATAAGACGATTTGCTTCGCCGATAAAGACGAAGATGGGAAAATCTCGTTTGATGAGTTTTGCTCGGTTGTTGGTAATACagatattcacaaaaaaatggTTGTTGATGTTTAA
- the LOC128868444 gene encoding muskelin isoform X1, whose amino-acid sequence MEAISTGVGGGVADSNKTLESKVTSGAATALADIEKLGFEIHSYSSFSTNYLPENILVDCPSDQSSRWSAHTNNPPQYLTLKLKRPAIVKKIKFGKFEKSHVCNIKKFRIFGGLDEERMVLLLEAGLKNDHVPEIFNLRWKTEDGSEELPVSYIKIVPLLSWGPTFNFSIWYIELHGQDDPMYTSASLKKYNMLREKEIVKLCLKHFRQQGYDAAFKALQEQTQVQLEHTLISKLHKYLVETGDFHKAEQFISKCVNQGLMDSYLKRQDYKHTWRIQHTQSSTQPGTRGGHQLVVDTKKHLVYLYGGWDGFRDLSDLWVYDITNNSWTLLFENTELFNGPTPRSCHKMVFDSVSENIFMLGRYLDNSIRTTDYIKSDFFLYDTRARTWLQICDDTSQVGGPHLLYDHQMCIDSDKRTIYVFGGKILTPRSVSNSTTTEAEYSGLFSYHIATNTWTQILVDCHHPSAAQADVLSIKSRITHCMVFHTKNRKLYIYGGQRGKEDIEDFIAYDVDTQAISVLNNTCGGAAGSRACKHHSSSDAANEPSPGYTLRATIDCDRDEIYIFSSLSKLKDRRDIQHIGASNSFWVYSLMTCKWSRIYTCRHNVETGNVAMKNDLLEPCPRYAHQLVYDDAAKLHYLFGGNPGKSSLPQMRLDDFWTLDLEKPKRSEILMHCRYLVRKLHYEEMARAEPLKAMQYLRNHVAEVIDHSNVEQLNNFHKLASLLFRTDDSCSSVAGRSPLTTPPLGKTLKMDSNIQVDKTAIDTNTESTESVQKKPEEGILNKSDSHNDAINNTADLSIESCDSTATSSSVSASSDSAVSTSCSLSQSRRNSSKRAYDDHLLELRRRRTFLFNKIVQLMPANMVQPVKNLSDFVVM is encoded by the exons ATGGAGGCTATATCAACGGGCGTCGGTGGTGGTGTTGCTGATTCTAATAAAACACTGGAGAGCAAAGTTACATCTGGGGCGGCAACAGCGCTTGCCGATATCGAAAAGCTTGGTTTTGAAATACATAGTTATTCCAGTTTTTCCACGAACTATTTGCCTGA AAATATACTCGTAGATTGTCCCAGTGACCAATCGTCACGTTGGTCAGCACACACTAACAATCCGCCGCAATATCTCACTTTGAAACTAAAACGTCCTGCCATTGTGAAAAAGATCAAATTCGGGAAGTTTGAAAAATCACACGtgtgcaatataaaaaaatttagaattttcggAGGTCTCGATGAGGAGCGCATGGTTTTGCTTCTAGAAGC ggGTCTCAAAAATGATCACGTAcccgaaatttttaatttgcgctGGAAGACCGAAGACGGTTCGGAAGAACTACCTGTGTCGTATATAAAAATTGTACCATTACTTTCCTGGGGTCCCACATTCAACTTTAGCATTTGGTATATAGAATTGCATGGTCAGGACGATCCAATGTATACCAGTGCGAGCTTAAAGAAATACAATATG TTGCGTGAAAAAGAAATCGTTAAATTGTGCCTGAAACACTTCCGCCAGCAGGGCTATGATGCGGCATTTAAAGCTTTGCAGGAACAAACACAGGTACAGTTGGAGCATACGCTGATAAGCAAACTACATAAGTACCTTGTCGAAACTGGAGATTTCCATAAAGCTGAACAATTTATAAGTAAGTGTGTAAATCAGGGGCTTATGGATTCGTATCTAAAGCGCCAGGATTACAAGCATACTTGGCGTATTCAACACACGCAAAGCAGTACGCAGCCag GCACCCGCGGAGGTCATCAATTAGTTGTAGATACTAAAAAACATTTAGTTTATCTGTATGGCGGTTGGGACGGCTTCCGCGACCTTAGTGATTTGTGGGTGTACGACATAACAAATAACAGTTGGACACTTCTTTTCGAGAATACTGAGCTTTTTAATGGACCTACCCCGCGTTCATGTCACAAAATGGTCTTCGACTCagttagtgaaaatatttttatgctggGTCGCTATTTGGATAACTCCATACGCACCACTGATTACATAAAG AGCGACTTCTTCCTTTATGACACACGGGCGCGAACTTGGCTCCAAATATGCGACGATACAAGCCAAGTAGGTGGACCACACCTGCTCTACGACCATCAAATGTGTATTGACAGCGATAAACGAACAATTTATGTTTTTGGTGGAAAAATACTCACACCTCGTAGTGTTTCGAATAGTACAACAACCGAAGCGGAGTACTCGGGTCTATTCTCTTATCACATTGCCACCAACACTTGGACACAGATACTTGTCGACTGTCACCATCCAAGTGCAGCACAAGCAGATGTGCTCTCGATAAAGTCACGCATTACTCATTGTATGGTGTTTCATACG AAAAATCGCAAACTATATATTTATGGAGGTCAGAGGGGCAAAGAAGATATCGAGGACTTTATCGCCTATGATGTAGATACGCAGGCCATATCTGTGCTGAATAATACTTGTGGTGGTGCCGCTGGCAGCCGCGCCTGTAAGCACCACAGTAGTAGCGATGCAGCAAACGAACCATCACCAGGCTACACGTTGCGCGCTACAATCGATTGCGATCGCGACGAAATTTATATCTTCTCAAGTTTGAGTAAACTGAAAGATCGCCGGGATATTCAACATATTGGTGCTTCGAACTCATTTTGGGTATATTCGCTGATGACCTGTAAGTGGTCCCGCATTTATACATGCCGTCACAATGTTGAAACTGGAAATGTAGCCATGAAGAACGACTTGCTTGAGCCATGTCCTCGCTACGCTCATCAACTGGTATACGACGATGCAGCAAAA TTGCATTATCTTTTTGGCGGGAATCCTGGCAAGTCGTCACTACCGCAAATGCGCTTGGACGATTTTTGGACACTTGACttggaaaa ACCTAAAAGGAGTGAAATACTAATGCATTGCCGGTACCTTGTGCGTAAGCTGCACTACGAAGAAATGGCACGTGCCGAACCGTTGAAGGCAATGCAGTATTTGCGCAATCACGTCGCCGAAGTCATTGATCATTCAAACGTCGAGCAACtaaataat TTCCACAAGTTAGCATCCCTGCTATTTCGCACAGATGATAGTTGCAGCAGTGTAGCCGGGCGGTCCCCATTAACAACACCGCCACTAGGTAAAACACTGAAAATGGACAGCAACATACAGGTCGACAAGACAGCCATCGACACAAATACAGAATCGACTGAAAGCGTTCAAAAGAAACCAGAAGAAG gtATTTTAAACAAATCTGATTCACACAACGATGCCATCAATAACACAGCAGATCTGTCAATAGAATCTTGTGATAGCACAGCAACATCTTCTTCCGTTTCAGCATCTTCCGATTCGGCAGTCTCAACCAGTTGCTCGCTGTCGCAAAGTCGCCGGAATAGCAGTAAACGCGCATACGATGATCATCTGCTCGAATTGCGTAGACGGCGTACTTTTCTCTTCAATAAGATAGTCCAGCTAATGCCAGCCAATATGGTGCAGCCGGTAAAAAATCTTAGCGATTTTGTTGTAATGTAA